The Platichthys flesus chromosome 10, fPlaFle2.1, whole genome shotgun sequence genome includes a window with the following:
- the siva1 gene encoding apoptosis regulatory protein Siva, with protein sequence MTKRACPFPETFSSQYKVHIRQQELTNLGVFGNKYRQETYEKTKNLLFMGAKAVMGGLWTGEEKSTDPQTAGPAETPSCNQILLRGQTLIGHDGTLTRVNAAAGAPVVPAGCCVCQKSQGSRTPCSQCDRPVCSSCTRQCSSCSSPCCSVCTIIDYSGQYEEVLCCSCST encoded by the exons ATGACGAAAAGGGCCTGTCCGTTTCCCGAAACCTTCTCCTCACAGTACAAAGTACACATACGACAACAGGAGCTCACCAACCTCGGCGTGTTTGGGAACAAATACAGACAGGAAACCTACG agaaaacaaagaatttGCTCTTTATGGGAGCCAAAGCCGTGATGGGCGGACTCTGGACCGGAGAGGAGAAGTCCACCGACCCGCAGACAGCCGGACCGGCGGAGACACCTTCATGTAACCAGATCCTGCTGAGAGGACAGACACTGATCGGACACGATGGGACACTGACGAGAGTCAACGCTGCGGCag GCGCACCAGTGGTCCCTgcaggctgctgtgtgtgtcagaagaGCCAAGGCTCCAGGACTCCGTGCTCCCAATGTGACCGTCCAGTGTGCTCCTCCTGTACCCGACAGTGCTCGAGCTGCTCCAgcccctgctgctctgtctgcaCCATCATAGA TTACAGCGGACAATATGAAGAAGtactgtgctgcagctgctcgaCATAA
- the zbtb42 gene encoding zinc finger and BTB domain-containing protein 18.2, whose product MEFPDHSRQLLQCLSQQRHQGFLCDCTVLVGEARFRAHRAVLASCSMYFHLFYRDQQDKRDVVHLNSDIVTAPAFSLLLEFMYEGKLEFNTLPVEDVLAAASYLHMYDIVKVCKGKLKDKELSCLDEKIGEGLGLSCLDRENSSDGELHSKQLLRRQLQSQSLGLHRAPPAEEFDMDNGELRLAVTDCDRSTRSRQKANGHSGRSPDLVSVNYVSAEAEPCVQTAGKTKADVSSSTVLLSQRSRASDDMDCALDLSFKPLSSRDPLHPSYVSGQLALDSQQQGIEPLVKDEHDLLSEQEDSEPMSPESQRFGNSARSSVVTGFAALFPGNNGSTAALLSQEEDLMDEEGEACRRREGAPGRALEERRVRLLGDSEEEEEDDLASSDISTSSGVLLPPGQQVCVCPLCSKVFPSPHVLQLHLSSHFREKEGARSKLSPDGSVPTCMQCNKTFSCMYTLKRHERTHSGEKPYTCGQCGKSFQYSHNLSRHAVVHTREKPHACKWCERRFTQSGDLYRHIRKFHCGLVKTLAIG is encoded by the coding sequence ATGGAGTTCCCAGACCATAGCCGCCAGTTGCTGCAGTGTCTGAGTCAGCAGCGTCACCAAGGTTTCCTCTGTGACTGCACTGTTCTTGTCGGCGAGGCTCGATTCAGAGCGCACAGAGCCGTGCTGGCCTCCTGCAGCATGTACTTCCATCTCTTCTACAGGGACCAGCAAGACAAAAGGGACGTTGTGCATCTCAACAGTGACATTGTGACAGCCCCTGCTTTCAGTCTGCTCCTTGAATTTATGTATGAGGGGAAGTTGGAGTTCAACACTCTGCCAGTGGAGGATGTCCTGGCAGCAGCCAGCTACCTCCACATGTATGATATAGTGAAAGTGTGCAAAGGCAAGCTTAAGGATAAGGAACTTTCGTGCCTGGACGAGAAGATTGGCGAGGGTTTGGGACTCAGCTGCCTGGACAGGGAAAATTCCTCGGATGGCGAGCTGCACAGTAAGCAGCTACTCCGGCGACAGCTCCAGTCACAGTCTCTGGGGCTTCACAGGGCCCCCCCGGCAGAAGAGTTTGACATGGACAACGGCGAACTCAGGCTGGCTGTCACAGATTGTGATAGGTCTACACGGAGCAGGCAGAAGGCGAACGGTCACTCTGGCAGGTCCCCGGACCTTGTAAGTGTCAATTATGTGTCAGCAGAGGCCGAGCCCTGCGTCCAAacagctggaaaaacaaaagctgatGTCAGTAGTTCCACCGTATTGCTGTCCCAGAGGTCCCGGGCTTCAGATGACATGGACTGTGCACTGGATTTGTCTTTCAAGCCTCTGTCTAGCAGAGATCCCTTACACCCCTCCTACGTCTCGGGACAGCTGGCCCTCGACAGCCAGCAGCAGGGCATTGAGCCACTTGTTAAAGACGAACACGACTTGCTGTCAGAGCAGGAGGACAGTGAGCCGATGAGCCCTGAGAGCCAGCGCTTTGGGAATAGTGCCAGGAGCTCGGTGGTGACAGGGTTCGCTGCCCTCTTCCCAGGCAACAACGGCTCTACAGCCGCCCTGCTCTCCCAGGAGGAGGACCTGATGGACGAGGAGGGGGAGGCCTGCAGAAGGAGGGAGGGCGCCCCAGGCAGGGCGTTGGAGGAGCGGAGGGTCAGGCTGCTGGgggacagcgaggaggaggaggaggacgacctGGCCTCTTCAGACATCTCCACCTCCAGCGGCGTGCTGCTGCCCCCGGGgcaacaggtgtgtgtgtgccccctcTGCAGCAAAGTCTTCCCCAGCCCCCATGTGCTGCAACTGCACCTCAGCTCACACTTCCGCGAGAAGGAAGGCGCTCGCTCCAAACTGTCCCCGGACGGCTCGGTCCCCACCTGCATGCAGTGCAACAAGACCTTCTCCTGCATGTACACCCTTAAGCGCCACGAGCGCACACACTCTGGCGAGAAGCCATACACCTGTGGCCAGTGTGGCAAGAGCTTCCAGTACTCTCATAACTTGAGTCGGCATGCTGTAGTGCACACACGTGAGAAGCCTCACGCTTGCAAGTGGTGTGAGCGGCGCTTCACCCAGTCCGGGGACCTCTACCGCCACATCAGGAAGTTTCACTGTGGCCTTGTCAAGACTCTCGCCATCGGATAA